The following are from one region of the Chiloscyllium punctatum isolate Juve2018m chromosome 46, sChiPun1.3, whole genome shotgun sequence genome:
- the LOC140468001 gene encoding regulator of G-protein signaling 5-like: MCRGLAALPSTCIERAKEMKVHLGQFLHKSKAIGDFDNLSPVKQDKVTKIAKPIAEDTLQGGQLFEKLLANKHGVAAFRAFLCSEFSEENIDFWLACEDYKNTKTSSKLMLKAQKIYDDFVKVQAPKEVNLDSLTRVIVTRNLTNPNNSCFQVAQERTYSLMEKDSFPRFLKSNLFFDLLKYI; encoded by the exons ATGTGTAGGGGTTTGGCTGCATTGCCCAGTACTTGCATTGAGAG GGCCAAAGAGATGAAAGTTCACCTGGGACAATTTCTGCACAAATCGAAAGCCATTGGTGACTTTGACAATCTTTCTCCTGTCAAACAAGACAAAGTTACAAAAATCGCCAA ACCCATTGCTGAGGACACACTCCAAGGAGGTCAGCTCTTCGAGAAGCTCCTGGCTAACAAAC ATGGCGTGGCTGCCTTCCGTGCATTCCTTTGCTCCGAGTTCAGTGAGGAGAACATTGACTTCTGGCTTGCCTGTGAGGACTACAAGAACACAAAGACCAGCTCCAAACTCATGCTCAAAGCCCAGAAGATTTACGATGATTTTGTCAAAGTCCAGGCACCAAAGGAG GTGAACCTTGACTCGCTGACCAGAGTAATCGTGACCAGAAACTTGACCAATCCCAACAACTCCTGCTTCCAAGTGGCCCAGGAGAGAACGTACAGTTTGATGGAGAAAGATTCCTTTCCCAGGTTCCTGAAGTCAAACCTATTCTTTGATTTGCTTAAGTACATATAG